Proteins encoded by one window of Cylindrospermum stagnale PCC 7417:
- a CDS encoding ParB/RepB/Spo0J family partition protein has protein sequence MTITENSEVKEIPLDAIDIGLSQVRTSDVNEGIQELAASIEKIGLLEPIVVFRKADGRYEVVTGQRRFLAHQHLEYETIRATILSKPVEPGFAKAISLTENMVRQNLSTQDYIDACTELYREYGSIKKISEVLGLPRAKVSQYVKYEQLIEPLKQKVESGLKLDVALRAQKAATDSSSQNVNEEAAIAYAEEMQKMSGVQQRQLEKVAIQEPSIPPEEAIKKSRRQQQINLRIVVGDNLYDAINQFTQDEKIDQNNAVITLLEAALSERGYL, from the coding sequence ATGACAATTACTGAGAATAGCGAAGTTAAAGAAATTCCACTTGACGCAATTGACATCGGACTGTCTCAAGTTCGTACTAGCGATGTTAACGAAGGTATTCAGGAATTAGCAGCCAGCATTGAAAAAATAGGACTTCTTGAGCCAATTGTTGTCTTTCGGAAAGCGGACGGTCGATATGAAGTAGTCACAGGTCAGAGGCGTTTTCTAGCCCATCAGCATTTAGAATATGAAACTATACGTGCCACAATACTTTCTAAACCAGTAGAACCAGGTTTTGCAAAAGCGATTTCGCTAACTGAGAATATGGTTCGGCAAAATTTGTCAACTCAAGACTATATTGACGCTTGCACAGAATTATACAGAGAATATGGGTCGATTAAAAAGATTTCAGAAGTATTAGGACTACCGCGTGCTAAGGTCAGCCAGTATGTAAAGTATGAGCAACTTATTGAACCACTAAAACAAAAAGTTGAAAGCGGTTTAAAGCTTGATGTTGCTCTTCGAGCGCAAAAAGCAGCTACAGATTCAAGTAGTCAAAATGTCAACGAAGAAGCTGCTATTGCTTATGCTGAAGAAATGCAAAAAATGAGTGGTGTTCAACAACGACAACTCGAAAAAGTTGCGATTCAAGAGCCAAGCATTCCTCCAGAAGAAGCTATCAAAAAGAGTAGACGGCAGCAGCAAATAAATCTCAGAATAGTCGTTGGCGACAACCTATATGATGCTATAAATCAATTTACACAAGATGAGAAGATTGACCAAAATAATGCGGTTATTACTCTCCTTGAAGCAGCACTTTCTGAACGGGGTTATCTCTAA
- a CDS encoding DUF2809 domain-containing protein, translated as MPLLTNIRRRSVLSLAIILPIGLLYSHYRHSIWWLNQEVGGIFYEIFWCLFVFLFIPTRRAVWQIPLWVLVITCLLEFMQLWHPPFLNWVRSFWWGKMLIATTFTWADFPYYFIGSGLGWLWLRLIVWGAKLN; from the coding sequence ATGCCACTACTTACAAACATTCGCAGACGTTCCGTTCTTTCTCTGGCTATTATTCTCCCCATTGGACTTTTATACAGCCACTATCGCCATTCTATTTGGTGGTTGAACCAAGAGGTAGGAGGGATTTTTTATGAGATATTTTGGTGCTTGTTCGTCTTTCTATTTATTCCCACTCGCCGAGCAGTTTGGCAAATCCCTTTATGGGTATTAGTAATTACTTGCTTGTTGGAGTTTATGCAATTGTGGCATCCACCATTTCTAAATTGGGTACGTTCATTTTGGTGGGGAAAAATGTTAATCGCTACTACCTTCACTTGGGCAGATTTTCCCTATTATTTTATTGGAAGTGGCTTAGGATGGCTATGGTTGCGGCTGATAGTTTGGGGAGCGAAGCTAAATTAA
- a CDS encoding cytochrome c oxidase subunit 3 produces MDSSLIPEELHHASGEHEHDEEGNKMFGFIVFLLSESVIFLSFFAGYIIYKTTTPNWLPAGVSGLEIKEPAINTVILVASSFVIYLAERELQRHNLKGFRLYLLATMAMGSYFLLGQMIEWSHLEFGFTSGTFGGMFYLLTGFHGLHVLTGVLLQLMILVRSFIPGNYETSHYGVNATSLFWHFVDVIWIVLFLLIYVWQ; encoded by the coding sequence ATGGACAGTTCTCTAATTCCCGAAGAATTACATCACGCAAGTGGTGAACATGAACATGATGAAGAAGGCAATAAAATGTTTGGCTTCATCGTCTTCTTACTTTCTGAAAGTGTAATTTTTCTCAGCTTCTTCGCCGGATATATCATCTACAAAACCACAACTCCTAACTGGCTGCCGGCTGGTGTTTCCGGTTTAGAAATTAAAGAACCGGCAATCAACACAGTTATTCTTGTTGCCAGTAGTTTTGTGATTTATTTAGCAGAACGGGAACTCCAACGCCACAATTTAAAGGGGTTTCGTCTGTATCTGTTGGCAACAATGGCGATGGGCAGTTACTTTTTACTTGGGCAGATGATTGAATGGAGTCATCTAGAATTTGGCTTCACTTCTGGGACATTCGGTGGAATGTTCTATCTGTTAACAGGTTTCCACGGTTTGCACGTTCTCACCGGTGTGTTGTTGCAGTTAATGATTTTGGTGCGTTCTTTCATTCCTGGTAATTACGAAACAAGTCACTACGGCGTTAATGCAACTTCGTTGTTTTGGCACTTTGTCGATGTTATTTGGATTGTTTTGTTTCTCCTCATTTACGTTTGGCAGTAA
- the ctaD gene encoding cytochrome c oxidase subunit I, producing the protein MTNIPIESISIDGEKPHHQPPGNWKEYFSFSIDHKVIGIQYLVTSFLFFLIGGMFAMVIRGELITPESDLIDRTVYNGMFTMHGTIMLFLWTFPSLVGLANYLVPLMIGARDMAFPRLNAVAFWMVPVVGILLMGSFLVPGGPAQAGWWSYPPVSLQNPTGNLINGQVIWLLAVAISGVSSIMGAVNFVTTIVKMRAPGMGFFKMPLFVWAVFSAQIIQLFGLPALTAGAVMLLLDLTVGTGFFDPSKGGNPVMFQHYFWFYSHPAVYVIILPIFGIFSEIFPVYSRKPLFGYKVVAISSMLIAVVSGIVWVHHMYVSGTPSWMRLIFMLTTMFVSVPTGIKVFAWVATIWGGKLRLDTPMLFALGGLVMFVFAGITGIMLSSVPVDVHVNNTYFVVGHFHYVLYGTVTMGLYAAIYHWFPKMTGRMYLEGWGKLHFWLAFIGTNLNFLPMHPLGLQGMLRRVSSYAPEYAFWNIIASIGGFLLGMSTLPFIFNMVISWMQGEKAPNNPWRAIGLEWLVSSPPPVENFEEIPIILSEPYGYGKSEPLTANLESHA; encoded by the coding sequence ATGACTAATATTCCCATTGAAAGCATAAGTATTGATGGTGAAAAGCCACATCATCAACCTCCAGGCAACTGGAAAGAATACTTCAGCTTTAGCATTGACCACAAAGTAATTGGTATCCAATACCTCGTTACCTCATTCCTCTTCTTTCTCATCGGCGGGATGTTCGCGATGGTGATTAGGGGAGAACTAATTACACCCGAATCAGATTTAATCGACCGCACCGTTTATAACGGAATGTTCACCATGCACGGCACCATCATGCTGTTCTTATGGACATTTCCCTCATTAGTTGGTTTAGCTAACTATCTAGTCCCCTTAATGATTGGGGCACGAGATATGGCATTTCCCCGCTTAAATGCCGTTGCCTTTTGGATGGTGCCGGTAGTGGGAATTTTGTTAATGGGTAGCTTTTTAGTTCCCGGTGGCCCAGCCCAAGCAGGTTGGTGGTCTTATCCACCAGTAAGCTTACAAAACCCCACAGGTAACTTGATTAATGGTCAAGTTATCTGGTTGTTAGCGGTAGCAATTTCCGGCGTGTCCTCAATTATGGGGGCAGTCAACTTTGTGACGACAATCGTCAAAATGCGCGCCCCTGGTATGGGCTTTTTCAAAATGCCCCTATTTGTTTGGGCAGTATTTAGCGCTCAAATAATCCAACTTTTCGGACTACCGGCGCTGACAGCTGGCGCAGTCATGTTACTCCTTGATTTAACCGTCGGTACTGGCTTTTTTGATCCCTCCAAGGGAGGAAATCCAGTCATGTTTCAGCATTACTTTTGGTTCTACTCCCACCCCGCCGTTTATGTGATCATTCTGCCCATCTTCGGCATATTCTCAGAAATCTTCCCGGTTTACTCCCGCAAACCCTTATTTGGCTACAAAGTCGTTGCCATTTCATCAATGTTGATTGCCGTAGTCAGCGGCATCGTCTGGGTACACCACATGTATGTCAGCGGTACTCCTAGCTGGATGCGGTTGATTTTCATGCTGACAACAATGTTTGTCTCAGTTCCCACAGGCATTAAAGTATTTGCTTGGGTAGCAACTATCTGGGGCGGTAAATTGCGGCTAGATACCCCCATGTTATTCGCTTTGGGTGGTTTAGTAATGTTTGTTTTCGCCGGTATCACAGGAATCATGCTTTCTTCTGTGCCGGTTGATGTACACGTTAACAACACCTACTTTGTAGTTGGACACTTTCATTATGTTCTTTACGGTACCGTGACGATGGGCTTATATGCAGCCATCTATCACTGGTTCCCCAAAATGACAGGGCGGATGTATTTAGAAGGCTGGGGTAAATTGCATTTTTGGTTAGCATTTATCGGCACTAACCTCAACTTTTTACCCATGCATCCCTTAGGTTTACAAGGAATGTTACGCCGAGTTTCTTCCTATGCGCCAGAATATGCATTTTGGAATATCATCGCTAGCATCGGCGGCTTCCTTTTAGGGATGTCCACCTTACCCTTTATTTTCAATATGGTGATTTCTTGGATGCAAGGAGAGAAAGCACCCAATAATCCTTGGCGCGCCATTGGTTTAGAATGGTTAGTTTCTTCACCTCCACCTGTAGAGAACTTTGAAGAAATCCCCATTATCCTCAGCGAACCCTACGGCTATGGCAAATCTGAACCCTTAACAGCTAACCTTGAAAGCCACGCATAA
- a CDS encoding cytochrome c oxidase subunit II has translation MTLRKTLNIATLIVGAIAITVISLWIGKQAYSWLPPQAAAESVLIDDLLSFLVTLGAFIFLGVTATLTYSLIFHRAAKDDFSDGPPIQGNVTLEVVWTAIPIMLVLWIASYSYQVYDQMGIQGPAEHLHVHNPIATQTALAAPKEAAVTEPVEKIDVLAKQWAWVFHYPENNVTSTELHLPSDRRIRLALQSADVLHGFYIPAFRLKQDIVPNQTIDFEFTPIRPGEYQLTDSQYSGTYFATMQANVVVQSPEDYQQWLAKAATQKLTPANNQAAAEYAQAASQKVKTGWATVVPAAPPLVNQF, from the coding sequence ATGACACTCCGAAAGACTTTAAATATTGCCACCTTGATTGTCGGTGCGATCGCAATTACAGTCATCAGTCTCTGGATAGGCAAACAAGCTTACTCCTGGCTTCCCCCCCAAGCCGCAGCCGAATCTGTACTGATTGATGATTTGCTGAGTTTCTTAGTTACTTTAGGTGCCTTCATCTTTCTGGGAGTGACAGCCACTCTCACTTATTCCCTGATTTTCCATCGCGCGGCTAAAGATGACTTCAGCGACGGCCCCCCAATTCAAGGTAATGTCACCCTAGAAGTTGTCTGGACAGCCATTCCCATCATGTTAGTGCTGTGGATTGCTAGTTATAGCTATCAAGTCTATGACCAAATGGGAATTCAAGGGCCAGCCGAACATCTCCATGTACACAACCCCATCGCTACACAAACAGCATTAGCAGCCCCCAAAGAGGCAGCTGTAACCGAACCTGTAGAAAAAATTGACGTGCTGGCTAAACAGTGGGCTTGGGTTTTCCACTATCCAGAGAATAACGTCACAAGTACAGAATTGCATCTACCTAGCGATCGCCGAATTCGTTTAGCTTTGCAATCAGCAGACGTACTCCACGGCTTCTACATCCCCGCATTCCGCCTCAAACAAGACATAGTTCCCAACCAAACTATTGACTTTGAATTCACACCCATCCGCCCCGGTGAATACCAACTCACCGACTCCCAATATAGCGGCACCTACTTTGCCACCATGCAAGCAAATGTAGTCGTCCAATCACCCGAAGATTACCAGCAGTGGTTAGCAAAAGCTGCAACCCAAAAGCTAACTCCCGCAAACAATCAAGCAGCGGCGGAATATGCCCAAGCAGCCAGTCAAAAAGTAAAAACAGGCTGGGCCACCGTTGTACCTGCCGCACCTCCCCTGGTCAACCAATTTTAG
- a CDS encoding DUF2231 domain-containing protein — MNSELIDQLSNQLGANGLPYTIPIHPNLVHLTLGLFIIAILFDIVGVLFPLEKWVFKFLAISVERAYFFEVGWYNMLASSIITFFTVAAGFYEMLLATPPTDVKSAWGFQAMETMIWHGVIGVLLLAVIVGMTVWRGWQRFVWSREISNQVDRQVQWSYLLAGVTVMLVMYIHGTLGAQLAAEFGVHNTADSLLRLGQDLNKTLR; from the coding sequence ATGAATTCAGAACTAATTGACCAATTAAGCAACCAACTAGGTGCAAACGGACTACCTTACACTATTCCCATTCATCCCAACTTAGTTCATTTGACTTTGGGTTTGTTCATTATTGCGATTCTTTTTGATATCGTTGGTGTTCTTTTCCCCTTGGAAAAATGGGTCTTCAAATTTTTGGCAATTTCTGTTGAACGTGCCTATTTCTTTGAAGTTGGCTGGTACAACATGCTGGCTTCATCCATCATCACCTTTTTCACGGTGGCGGCTGGTTTTTATGAAATGTTGCTAGCTACCCCACCGACTGATGTTAAGAGTGCCTGGGGATTTCAGGCAATGGAAACCATGATTTGGCATGGTGTAATCGGCGTTTTGCTATTAGCAGTAATTGTTGGCATGACTGTCTGGAGAGGATGGCAGCGCTTTGTGTGGAGTCGGGAAATCAGCAACCAAGTAGATAGACAAGTGCAGTGGAGTTATCTGCTTGCAGGGGTGACTGTGATGTTGGTTATGTATATCCACGGCACACTGGGAGCGCAATTAGCCGCCGAGTTTGGCGTTCACAACACAGCAGATAGTTTGCTGCGATTGGGCCAAGACCTGAACAAAACCCTCAGGTAA
- a CDS encoding DUF2231 domain-containing protein — protein MQSLFTSLNDHNLPYPDTLHPIVVHFVIAMVIFAFFCDLVGYFTGRTNLFEVSWWNLCVATLAVFVAVIFGQFEAGLAEPYDLAKSVLNVHTLMGWSISGILAAITAWRYVLRTRNPHKLPVHYMAAGLVLTLIVGFQVYLGDQLVWVYGLHTVPVVEAIKDGLLP, from the coding sequence ATGCAAAGTCTTTTTACGTCGTTAAACGACCACAACTTACCCTACCCAGATACGCTTCATCCCATCGTTGTTCACTTCGTAATTGCGATGGTAATATTTGCCTTTTTCTGTGATTTAGTAGGTTATTTCACTGGCAGAACTAACCTTTTTGAAGTGAGTTGGTGGAATTTGTGTGTTGCCACACTCGCTGTCTTTGTTGCCGTTATTTTTGGTCAATTTGAAGCGGGTTTAGCAGAACCTTACGACTTGGCAAAGTCAGTGCTAAATGTACACACCCTGATGGGTTGGTCGATTTCTGGAATACTCGCGGCAATTACAGCGTGGCGCTATGTACTTCGTACCCGCAACCCACACAAATTACCAGTTCACTATATGGCAGCGGGTCTAGTTTTAACTTTAATTGTTGGCTTTCAAGTATATCTCGGTGATCAGCTTGTGTGGGTGTATGGACTGCATACCGTACCAGTTGTGGAAGCAATAAAGGACGGTCTTTTGCCATGA
- the ovoA gene encoding 5-histidylcysteine sulfoxide synthase, with protein MGIVPTIDKLTSAQVLRLDDCSSQSLLNYFENSWELEEKLMKSLVGEDTFYLNPDPLRNRLIFYLGHTSVFYINKLISVGLIEKRINSQYEILFEIGVDPETPTELDAAMQGVNWPDVGKVWQYRDKAREAITKVIQKTCLNLPIDQQHPFWALLMGIEHSRIHFETSSMLLRQLPVDRLKRPQGWNYAPSYGDTPKNQKSAIPGGVVRLGKAKDDLTYGWDSEYGDRTIEVKPFLASKCLVTNKEFLEFVQQDGYNNPDYWNAESAAWKQLYNVQHPKFWLPIPDGYRYRATFDEIDLPLDWPVEVNYYEAIAFCTWKGRDIRLMTEAEWNQALLTSEGNHLSTNHNLNLQFISPSPVGMFKPANSASGLYDLRGNVWEWLADTFNPLPGFQPHPLYQDQAAPFFDSRHQMMLGGSWASNGSMALPSYRNWFRPYFYQHVGFRTVQDLNPM; from the coding sequence ATGGGTATAGTTCCAACGATAGATAAACTGACATCCGCTCAAGTCCTCAGACTAGATGATTGCAGTTCACAAAGCTTACTCAACTACTTTGAAAATTCCTGGGAACTTGAAGAGAAACTCATGAAAAGTTTGGTCGGGGAAGATACTTTCTATCTTAACCCTGATCCTTTAAGAAACCGTCTAATTTTTTATCTTGGTCACACATCTGTTTTTTACATCAACAAGTTAATTAGCGTTGGTTTAATAGAAAAGCGAATTAATTCACAATACGAAATTCTCTTTGAAATCGGAGTTGATCCAGAAACACCGACAGAACTCGATGCAGCTATGCAAGGAGTTAACTGGCCAGATGTCGGAAAAGTTTGGCAATATCGAGACAAAGCACGGGAGGCCATCACAAAGGTTATTCAAAAAACTTGCCTAAATCTCCCCATTGATCAACAGCATCCTTTTTGGGCTTTGCTGATGGGAATAGAACACAGTCGGATTCACTTTGAAACTTCTTCGATGCTGCTGCGTCAATTGCCTGTTGATCGCCTAAAACGCCCCCAAGGCTGGAATTACGCACCTAGCTATGGTGACACTCCCAAAAATCAAAAGTCAGCAATTCCGGGGGGTGTGGTGCGACTGGGTAAAGCCAAGGATGATCTTACTTACGGTTGGGATAGCGAATATGGCGATCGCACAATTGAAGTGAAACCGTTTTTAGCTAGCAAGTGTCTAGTCACTAACAAAGAATTTCTAGAGTTTGTCCAGCAAGATGGCTACAACAACCCCGACTACTGGAATGCTGAATCTGCGGCATGGAAACAACTCTACAACGTCCAACATCCCAAATTTTGGCTACCCATCCCAGATGGCTACCGCTATCGAGCTACATTCGACGAAATCGACTTACCCCTTGACTGGCCTGTAGAAGTCAACTACTACGAAGCGATCGCATTTTGCACTTGGAAAGGCAGAGATATCCGCTTGATGACCGAAGCCGAATGGAATCAAGCCTTACTCACATCCGAGGGAAACCACTTATCAACTAACCATAATCTCAACTTACAATTCATTTCCCCTAGTCCAGTAGGAATGTTCAAACCAGCAAACAGCGCTTCTGGTCTTTATGACCTGCGCGGAAATGTTTGGGAATGGCTAGCAGACACCTTCAACCCCCTACCAGGATTTCAACCCCATCCACTCTACCAAGACCAAGCAGCACCCTTTTTTGATAGCAGACATCAGATGATGCTCGGTGGTTCTTGGGCTAGTAACGGTTCAATGGCATTACCATCCTATCGTAACTGGTTTCGTCCGTACTTTTATCAGCACGTCGGTTTTAGAACTGTTCAAGATTTGAATCCTATGTAA
- the egtD gene encoding L-histidine N(alpha)-methyltransferase, with protein sequence MLIKPLTILDEHYQDLNNDGADIIQRLTQTPKSLPPKYFYDDHGSELFEKICELPEYYPTRTEAWILSQYADEIAQITGCCELVELGSGSSTKTRLLLDAYQKIADSCRYLPIDVSGGILKTSVLQLQKEYPDFLIHGLLGTYEQALTHLESNYFQSRMLFFLGNSIGNFATQESDQFLSQIAHTLKPGDYFLLGIDLQKPTEILEAAYNDIQEVTAAFNLNMLSHLNWRFQGNFDLNLFRHQAIYNQADTQIEMYLHCQESHLVSLDVLNLKVSFQAGESILTEISRKFDLVKLQKQLADQGLKPLKVWTDTQKWFGLILCQA encoded by the coding sequence ATGCTAATTAAACCTTTGACAATTCTTGATGAACACTATCAAGATTTAAACAATGATGGTGCCGATATTATTCAAAGATTAACCCAAACACCAAAGAGTTTACCACCCAAATATTTTTATGATGATCATGGTTCTGAACTATTTGAAAAAATCTGTGAGTTACCTGAATATTACCCCACACGCACAGAAGCATGGATTTTGAGCCAATATGCCGATGAAATTGCTCAAATTACAGGCTGTTGTGAACTAGTAGAATTAGGTAGTGGCAGTTCTACTAAAACTCGTCTTTTATTAGATGCATATCAAAAAATTGCCGATTCTTGTAGATATCTACCCATTGATGTTAGTGGGGGAATTCTCAAAACCAGTGTCCTCCAGCTACAAAAAGAATATCCTGATTTCTTGATTCATGGATTACTAGGAACTTATGAACAAGCCTTAACTCACCTAGAATCTAACTATTTTCAATCACGAATGCTATTTTTTCTAGGAAATTCAATCGGGAATTTTGCCACACAAGAATCTGACCAGTTCTTGAGCCAAATTGCTCACACTCTAAAACCAGGAGACTACTTTCTACTCGGCATTGATTTGCAAAAACCAACAGAAATTTTAGAAGCAGCCTATAACGACATTCAAGAGGTAACGGCTGCTTTTAATTTGAATATGCTCTCTCATTTAAATTGGCGGTTTCAAGGTAATTTCGACCTCAATTTATTTAGACATCAAGCAATTTATAATCAAGCTGATACTCAAATTGAAATGTATCTCCATTGCCAAGAGAGTCATTTGGTATCCCTCGATGTTCTCAATTTAAAAGTTTCCTTTCAAGCTGGAGAAAGCATTCTCACAGAAATCTCTCGCAAGTTCGATTTAGTAAAATTGCAAAAACAACTTGCAGACCAAGGACTGAAACCATTGAAAGTTTGGACAGATACTCAAAAGTGGTTTGGCTTAATTCTTTGTCAAGCTTAA
- a CDS encoding mechanosensitive ion channel family protein translates to MPEIWNALKNINYSGIPIAKILVIIVILTLTQALRRFLVAGIIKNIERFTNKTETKFDDELIEIIKPSLSWMILISGLWLVKEILAENIGLQLSETITRILNLIVVFIVAYVIYRASSILGQIIANMVLHTDTELDELLRPLMPKIFQSAAIVVITIKVSEIFLGQSAAALVGLLGGAGITIGLLLKDIVYDWFCTLIIYSDNLYKEGDWVGISGIDGFVQIKDIGFRTTSLHLAKWGSILKMPNSRMISGIVENWSQNPGDELKWGLNLILRIDGISAQQTARICDSIQELPKQIPGFSPSCTVRFKKIEQNARVIEIMAFVNDDNLYFTAERELNLAILELLETEGIDFLSVELQANPESYKPSRQTADKN, encoded by the coding sequence ATGCCAGAAATTTGGAACGCGCTAAAAAATATCAATTATTCAGGCATACCAATTGCTAAAATCCTTGTTATCATTGTCATCCTGACGCTAACACAGGCTTTAAGGCGGTTTTTGGTTGCCGGAATCATTAAAAATATCGAGCGCTTCACTAACAAAACTGAAACTAAATTTGACGATGAGTTGATCGAAATTATCAAACCCTCCTTAAGCTGGATGATTCTCATTAGTGGACTGTGGCTAGTCAAGGAGATTCTGGCAGAAAATATTGGACTGCAATTAAGCGAAACAATCACTAGAATTCTCAACTTAATCGTTGTTTTCATAGTAGCTTATGTGATTTATCGAGCCTCTTCAATTCTTGGGCAGATAATTGCTAACATGGTGCTGCACACAGACACTGAGCTTGATGAATTACTTAGGCCATTGATGCCGAAAATTTTTCAATCGGCAGCAATTGTCGTCATCACAATTAAGGTAAGTGAGATATTTTTAGGACAATCAGCAGCCGCACTTGTTGGTTTACTAGGTGGTGCTGGGATCACTATAGGGTTGCTGTTAAAAGACATTGTTTATGACTGGTTTTGCACACTAATTATCTATTCTGATAATCTCTATAAAGAAGGTGATTGGGTAGGAATATCAGGAATAGATGGTTTTGTGCAAATCAAAGATATTGGCTTTAGAACCACAAGCTTGCATCTAGCTAAATGGGGCTCTATTCTAAAAATGCCCAACTCTCGGATGATTTCTGGAATTGTGGAGAATTGGTCACAAAATCCGGGTGACGAACTAAAATGGGGACTGAATTTAATTCTCCGCATTGACGGAATTTCTGCACAACAAACTGCCAGAATTTGCGATAGTATTCAAGAATTACCAAAACAGATTCCTGGCTTTTCTCCATCTTGTACAGTGCGATTCAAAAAAATTGAACAAAATGCCCGCGTCATCGAAATTATGGCTTTTGTTAATGATGACAATCTTTACTTTACGGCAGAGAGAGAATTAAATCTAGCCATACTAGAACTCTTGGAAACAGAGGGCATCGATTTCTTGTCTGTAGAACTACAAGCCAACCCAGAGAGCTATAAACCAAGCAGACAAACAGCCGACAAAAATTGA
- a CDS encoding DUF427 domain-containing protein, whose product MKTNPIPPQPGQESVWDYPRPAILQDTNKHLKVICNSIVLAETDRGKRVLETSHPPTYYFPPEDIKLEHLIETPKKGLCEWKGRYQYYDVRIGDKYINYGAWRYFDPTPDFLQIGEYYGFIAALMDACYVNDELVTPQSGDFYGGWITADIVGPFKGGAGTWGW is encoded by the coding sequence ATGAAAACCAATCCTATCCCCCCACAACCAGGTCAAGAATCAGTTTGGGATTATCCCCGTCCTGCTATTTTACAAGATACCAATAAACACCTGAAAGTTATTTGTAACAGCATCGTTTTAGCAGAAACAGACAGAGGTAAAAGAGTCTTAGAAACCAGTCACCCTCCCACCTATTACTTTCCCCCTGAAGACATTAAACTAGAACATCTAATCGAAACACCGAAAAAAGGTTTGTGTGAATGGAAAGGTCGATATCAATATTATGATGTCCGCATTGGTGATAAGTATATAAATTATGGTGCTTGGCGATATTTTGACCCCACACCAGATTTTTTGCAGATTGGGGAATACTACGGTTTTATTGCCGCTTTAATGGATGCTTGCTATGTCAATGATGAGCTAGTTACGCCTCAATCTGGTGATTTTTATGGAGGATGGATTACCGCTGATATTGTTGGGCCATTTAAAGGTGGTGCTGGCACATGGGGATGGTAA